From a region of the Sesamum indicum cultivar Zhongzhi No. 13 linkage group LG3, S_indicum_v1.0, whole genome shotgun sequence genome:
- the LOC105157588 gene encoding probable polygalacturonase At3g15720: MLPATMDYYVIIRMVLVLCMASSSLGATTIFNVMSYGAVGNGRIDDSQAFLKAWRAACQGQATPATPVVYVPQKKTFLLSPLTFNGPCKSSRVYMLVSGNIVAPVKTGWRGNQKNAWIIFSNINGLVVKGKGVIDGQGSSWWPSRPCFDDPANGQNCKGPTGMMFRRCNGLRLDGFSKINGPGSHILISATKDAVLTNLRIVAPGDSPNTDAIDISSSTAVQIRNSFIATGDDCVAISAGSSNIDVSGVTCGPGHGISIGSLGGGGYDVVENVRVRNCTLKGTLTGVRIKTLQGGKGYARRISFDGIKFEAVDNPIQIEQFYCPLKVNCQNYTSAVAVSDVSFTAISGTSVAENVINLSCSQSVACNNIKLDRVYIKPSTPGKKVYSSCFNARGQATHTKPAVNCLRH, from the exons ATGCTGCCTGCTACAATG gattattatgtaataattagaatGGTGTTGGTGCTGTGCATGGCTTCTTCTTCACTGGGAGCAACAACTATTTTCAATGTGATGAGTTATGGAGCAGTCGGAAATGGAAGAATCGATGATTCCCAA GCATTCTTGAAAGCATGGAGAGCAGCGTGTCAGGGACAGGCAACACCGGCCACGCCCGTTGTTTATGTACCCCAAAAGAAGACGTTCTTACTGTCACCTCTGACATTCAACGGCCCATGCAAGTCCTCTCGTGTTTATATGCTC GTATCAGGAAATATTGTGGCCCCTGTAAAAACGGGATGGAGAGGGAATCAGAAAAATGCGTGGATCATATTTTCTAACATCAACGGACTTGTCGTCAAGGGCAAGGGAGTCATCGACGGTCAGGGATCCTCCTGGTGGCCGTCTCGCCCTTGCTTCGATGACCCAGCTAAT GGTCAAAATTGCAAGGGACCAACT GGAATGATGTTCCGGAGATGCAACGGTTTAAGACTAGATggattttccaaaattaacgGACCAGGAAGTCATATCTTAATCTCTGCAACTAAAGACGCTGTTCTCACTAATCTCCGCATTGTCGCCCCCGGGGACAGCCCTAATACTGACGCCATTGACATCTCCTCCTCTACAGCTGTACAAATCCGTAACTCTTTCATTGCAACAG GTGACGACTGTGTTGCAATTAGTGCGGGATCTTCAAATATTGATGTTAGTGGAGTAACATGCGGGCCGGGTCATGGTATCAG CATCGGATCCTTGGGAGGCGGAGGCTACGACGTTGTAGAAAATGTACGTGTCCGAAACTGCACGTTGAAAGGGACACTAACTGGAGTAAGAATTAAAACTCTGCAG GGAGGGAAAGGATATGCAAGAAGGATATCATTCGACGGAATAAAGTTTGAGGCAgtggataacccgattcaaatCGAGCAATTTTATTGCCCACTCAAAGTGAATTGCCAAAACTAC acaTCGGCTGTTGCTGTAAGCGACGTATCGTTCACTGCAATAAGCGGGACATCAGTTGCAGAGAACGTTATAAATTTGAGTTGCAGCCAAAGTGTAGCATGCAACAACATTAAACTCGACAGAGTTTACATAAAACCCTCAACTCCAGGAAAGAAAGTGTACTCCAGTTGTTTCAATGCTCGCGGACAAGCTACCCATACTAAGCCTGCTGTCAACTGCCTTCGCCATTag
- the LOC110011707 gene encoding probable polygalacturonase At3g15720: protein MTAPPKSPNTDGIDISSSTNIHISNCTMETGDDCIAINGGTSYVTISEVVCGPGHGISIGSLGAKGKYDEVEAINVSNCTFNGTTNGVRIKTWQGGSGFARNINFSDINFIATDHPVIIDQFYCPHRICSNQTSGVQVSDVTYSGLRGTSISKNATVSFRCSETVPCTNIILDDVDIRSLDPNISTTAVCINAHGTARATASPIVDCLLN, encoded by the exons ATGACTGCCCCTCCAAAGAGTCCCAACACTGATGGCATCGACATCAGCTCCTCCACCAATATTCATATCAGTAACTGCACCATGGAAACAG GGGATGATTGTATTGCCATCAACGGGGGCACTTCATATGTCACTATATCTGAGGTTGTTTGTGGTCCGGGACATGGGATAAG TATTGGGAGTCTTGGGGCAAAAGGGAAATATGACGAAGTTGAAGCCATAAATGTAAGTAATTGCACTTTCAACGGAACCACTAATGGAGTTCGTATCAAGACATGGCag GGAGGTTCTGGTTTTGCCAGAAATATCAACTTTTCCGATATAAACTTCATAGCAACTGACCATCCTGTAATCATTGACCAATTCTACTGTCCTCACAGAATTTGCTCCAATCAA ACATCTGGTGTCCAAGTGAGTGATGTAACATATAGTGGACTCCGAGGAACATCCATAAGCAAGAATGCTACGGTCAGCTTCCGATGCAGCGAAACAGTTCCTTGTACTAATATCATACTTGATGATGTCGACATAAGATCCTTGGATCCAAATATTTCAACCACTGCTGTCTGTATAAATGCTCATGGTACGGCCCGTGCTACGGCCAGCCCCATTGTGGATTGCCTCTTGAACTAG
- the LOC105157590 gene encoding probable polygalacturonase At3g15720, whose amino-acid sequence MYTLQGFSTYFLILLCVILELSTTKDAHATSVFEAYDHYGPPAPQPQQTTLNVMEFGAVGDGKTDDSSAFESAWEAGCRNGSGSVTISAPSGKTFLVFPIQFGGPCQPYNITLEILGSIVAPPKTEWKSKTASSWLKFRGVEGLKVVGNGQGLVDGQGASWWGQGDDPRPTAMVFTDCRKVEIRGLKQINSPKFHLSITQSSNVSISSNHIIAPASSPNTDGIDLFSSTNVLIQNSTIQTGDDCIAIKGGTFNVTISEIACGPGHGISIGSLGQSGKYDQVEAIRVNNCTLNGTTNGVRIKTWQGGSGFARNIHFSNINFVAADRPVIIDQFYCPHKKCSNHTSGVKVSEVTYTGLVGTSSCKNATISFRCSNTVPCTNITLNGVDITSTDPRNSTTAICLNAYGTAQDTTSPVVDCLIK is encoded by the exons atgtataCACTGCAGGGGttttcaacgtattttctgattttattgTGCGTAATTTTGGAATTGAGCACTACAAAGGATGCGCATGCAACGTCCGTATTTGAGGCGTATGATCATTACGGGCCGCCGGCCCCTCAACCTCAACAGACAACACTCAATGTCATGGAATTTGGAGCTGTCGGAGATGGAAAAACAGATGATTCCAGC GCTTTTGAATCAGCATGGGAAGCAGGTTGCCGGAATGGTTCAGGCAGTGTTACCATAAGCGCACCCAGTGGGAAGACATTTTTGGTCTTCCCCATCCAATTTGGAGGCCCATGCCAACCCTACAACATTACCCTTGAG ATATTAGGAAGCATAGTTGCTCCACCAAAAACAGAATGGAAGAGTAAGACTGCAAGTTCATGGCTTAAGTTTCGTGGAGTTGAGGGGCTTAAGGTGGTCGGGAATGGACAAGGATTAGTTGATGGACAAGGAGCTTCATGGTGGGGCCAG GGAGACGACCCGAGACCAACC gcAATGGTATTTACTGATTGTAGGAAGGTGGAAATAAGGGGATTGAAACAAATAAACAGCCCGAAATTCCATCTCTCCATAACTCAAAGTAGTAACGTAAGCATTTCAAGCAATCACATAATCGCCCCTGCAAGCAGTCCCAATACCGACGGCATTGATCTCTTCTCTTCCACAAATGTCCTCATTCAAAACTCCACCATCCAAACAG GGGATGATTGTATTGCCATCAAAGGAGGCACTTTCAATGTTACTATATCCGAGATAGCTTGTGGTCCTGGACATGGAATAAG TATTGGGAGTTTAGGGCAGAGTGGAAAATACGACCAAGTGGAAGCGATAAGAGTAAATAATTGCACTCTCAACGGAACTACAAATGGTGTAAGGATCAAAACATGGCAG GGAGGTTCTGGGTTTGCCAGAAATATCCATTTCtcgaatataaattttgtggCCGCCGACCGCCCCGTCATCATCGACCAGTTTTACTGTCCTCACAAAAAATGCAGCAATCAT ACGTCTGGTGTCAAAGTGAGTGAAGTGACATATACAGGACTGGTAGGAACATCTTCCTGCAAGAATGCTACCATCAGCTTCAGGTGCAGCAACACCGTTCCTTGTACTAATATTACACTTAACGGCGTTGACATAACATCAACCGATCCTCGCAATTCAACCACTGCGATTTGTCTGAACGCTTATGGAACGGCTCAGGATACCACCAGCCCCGTTGTCGACTGTTTGATCAAGTAG
- the LOC110011681 gene encoding probable polygalacturonase At3g15720, with protein sequence METFAQILVLWWVLLGSSMVSEGHRSALNGHNHTPSTHSKTTHDVTNFGAVGDGNTDDSKAFQSAWEAACKRKTNNAKVTVPSGKTFLVSPIQFEGPCTSNSITFEILGDIVAPPRSAWTKKSADEWLSFHRVDGLIVAGSGQGVIDGRGESWWTHGDDRTRPTALRFSHCNELQVRGLKHRNSQKNHVSINGCNGATISNLDIRAPAKSPNTDGIDISASSNLHIHNCLMATGDDCIAINGGTSNVDISNIACGPGHGISIGSLGTDGRHDEVEGISITNSIFTRTDNGVRIKTWQGGSGFARNITFSKITFVAANNPVIIDQYYCPHKKCANKTSAVKVSHVRYSGLHGTSICKNATINFSCSQTVPCTDIVVDDVDIESVYPNDSTTAHCINAHGTAAHALHPAMDCLRN encoded by the exons ATG gaAACTTTTGCTCAAATATTGGTTTTATGGTGGGTTCTACTGGGTTCAAGCATGGTTAGTGAGGGTCATCGCAGTGCCTTAAATGGGCATAATCACACTCCGTCCACCCATTCCAAGACTACTCACGACGTCACAAACTTTGGAGCTGTCGGAGATGGAAATACAGACGATTctaaa GCATTTCAGTCAGCATGGGAGGCGGCCTGCAAGAGAAAGACGAACAACGCCAAGGTAACGGTACCAAGTGGGAAAACATTTTTGGTCTCTCCAATCCAATTTGAAGGTCCATGTACATCAAATTCCATTACATTTGAG ATCTTGGGAGACATTGTTGCGCCTCCAAGATCAGCATGGACGAAGAAAAGTGCAGATGAATGGTTGTCCTTTCATCGGGTAGACGGGCTTATTGTGGCAGGGAGTGGACAAGGAGTGATTGATGGTCGAGGAGAATCATGGTGGACACAT GGAGACGACAGAACGCGACCTACT gcGCTCCGGTTTTCTCACTGCAATGAACTTCAAGTCAGAGGACTGAAGCATAGGAACAGCCAAAAGAACCATGTTTCCATAAATGGATGCAACGGTGCAACCATTTCAAACCTGGACATAAGGGCCCCTGCAAAGAGTCCCAACACAGATGGAATTGACATCAGCGCTTCATCCAATCTTCATATTCACAACTGCCTCATGGCAACTG GGGACGACTGTATTGCCATTAATGGAGGTACTTCAAATGTAGACATATCCAATATAGCATGTGGTCCTGGACATGGAATAAG TATTGGGAGTTTAGGGACAGATGGACGGCATGACGAAGTAGAAGGAATAAGCATAACTAATAGCATCTTTACTAGAACTGATAATGGAGTGAGAATCAAAACATGGCAG GGAGGTTCCGGATTTGCCAGGAACATCACCTTCTCAAAAATAACCTTCGTAGCAGCTAATAACCCTGTTATCATTGACCAGTACTACTGTCCTCACAAGAAATGCGCTAATAAA ACATCTGCAGTGAAAGTTAGTCATGTGAGATACTCTGGACTCCATGGAACATCAATCTGCAAAAATGCTACGATTAACTTCAGCTGCAGCCAAACCGTTCCCTGCACTGATATCGTAGTGGATGATGTAGACATAGAATCAGTTTATCCAAATGATTCAACTACTGCCCATTGCATCAATGCTCATGGGACAGCAGCTCATGCACTGCACCCAGCTATGGACTGCCTAAGGAACTAA
- the LOC105157523 gene encoding DCC family protein At1g52590, chloroplastic, whose amino-acid sequence MALIVPVNCAPLTVPRRAHVSSRRRRFGVSASLSSRPRGDAVVVDWVKETASFFEQDSRPIMLFDGVCNLCNGGVKFVRDNDRRRNIRFEALQSEAGKKLLQRSGRAPDDISSVVLVEKDRSYIKSEAVLKIMEYINLPFPQLAFFLQFVPLFVRDFVYENIADNRYNFFGRSDSCEI is encoded by the exons ATGGCGCTCATCGTACCGGTCAACTGTGCGCCTCTGACAGTGCCACGTCGAGCGCACGTTAGCTCTCGCCGCCGCCGGTTTGGTGTTTCTGCCTCTCTATCATCTCGGCCTCGTGGAGATGCAGTGGTGGTGGACTGGGTGAAGGAAACTGCGAGCTTCTTCGAGCAGGACTCCCGACCCATTATGTTGTTCGACG GTGtatgcaatttatgtaatGGTGGCGTGAAGTTTGTCCGGGACAATGATCGAAGAAG GAATATTAGGTTTGAAGCTCTACAAAGTGAAGCAGGCAAGAAACTTTTGCAGAGATCTGGAAGAGCACCTGATGATATTTCAAGTGTTGTTCTTGTTGAAAAAGATAG GTCGTATATCAAGTCAGAGGCTGTACTGAAGATTATGGAATACATAAATTTGCCATTTCCCCAGCTGGCATTCTTCCTGCAATTTGTACCCTT GTTCGTACGGGATTttgtatatgaaaatattgcaGATAACAGATATAACTTTTTTGGTCGGTCAGATTCTTGTGAGATATAG